One region of Salinirubrum litoreum genomic DNA includes:
- a CDS encoding ABC transporter permease subunit, producing the protein MSVDDPPLFTTAEWSPGGRRFGPSRRTTGVCLSAAALLAAFAYDYTSVPSGTPLVAGWDPVMLDWPFLLALLVFAWGVVVPLGRNRTPTLRYWARLRADPAAVAALVGTGLFVVVGAVGPALLGRPTANAMHISQPPVFASVDTTTAINCLGTVTDGRCHGTWRYPLGTSWTGRGVLRLVVGGAHVALKVALIASLLIVPLATVVGLTAGYVGGRVETLLLRYVDVQQVLPAFLVYIILQFYVGRSLFLLVVVFGLLNWGGVARLVHGEVVQRSEEPFVLAAESAGAGHLSVIRRHVLPNVSSTVVTAATRQVPLLILTEAALSFMNLNDIDLLSWGEVIAIGLQRSPFVTWWPWAGALVALTLTVVAVSVLGDALRDVLDPREA; encoded by the coding sequence ATGTCGGTCGACGACCCCCCGTTGTTCACCACCGCCGAGTGGTCGCCCGGTGGCCGCCGATTCGGGCCCAGTCGTCGGACGACCGGCGTCTGCCTCTCTGCGGCCGCCCTCCTCGCGGCGTTCGCCTACGACTACACCTCGGTCCCCTCGGGCACGCCGCTGGTCGCCGGGTGGGACCCCGTGATGCTCGACTGGCCGTTTCTCCTCGCCCTCCTGGTGTTCGCGTGGGGTGTCGTCGTTCCACTCGGCCGAAATCGGACGCCGACACTGCGCTACTGGGCGCGACTGCGGGCCGACCCGGCGGCGGTCGCGGCGCTCGTCGGGACTGGCCTGTTCGTCGTCGTCGGGGCAGTCGGCCCCGCACTGCTCGGTCGCCCGACCGCGAACGCGATGCACATCTCCCAGCCGCCGGTGTTCGCGTCGGTCGACACCACCACGGCGATCAACTGCCTCGGCACCGTGACCGACGGCCGGTGTCACGGGACGTGGCGCTACCCGCTGGGGACGAGTTGGACCGGGCGCGGCGTCCTCCGCCTCGTGGTCGGCGGGGCCCACGTCGCGCTGAAGGTCGCGCTGATCGCCTCGCTGTTGATCGTGCCGCTGGCGACCGTCGTCGGGTTGACGGCGGGCTACGTCGGCGGCCGCGTCGAGACGCTCCTGCTCCGGTACGTCGACGTGCAGCAGGTCCTGCCGGCGTTCCTCGTCTACATCATCCTCCAGTTCTACGTCGGCCGGAGTCTGTTCCTGCTCGTGGTCGTGTTCGGGTTGCTGAACTGGGGTGGTGTGGCCCGACTGGTCCACGGGGAGGTCGTCCAGCGCAGCGAGGAACCCTTCGTGCTCGCGGCGGAGTCGGCCGGCGCGGGCCACCTGTCGGTCATCCGCCGGCACGTCCTGCCGAACGTCTCCAGTACCGTGGTGACTGCGGCGACCCGGCAGGTGCCACTCCTGATCCTGACGGAGGCGGCGCTGTCGTTCATGAACCTGAACGACATCGACCTGCTGTCGTGGGGCGAGGTGATCGCCATCGGCCTCCAGCGGTCGCCCTTCGTGACGTGGTGGCCGTGGGCCGGGGCGCTGGTCGCGTTGACGCTGACGGTCGTCGCGGTCAGCGTACTCGGGGACGCACTGCGGGACGTGCTGGACCCTCGGGAGGCGTGA
- a CDS encoding inorganic phosphate transporter → MIELLLGVGVVVSLFVGYNIGGSTTGPAFGPAVGSGVISKAGAAALMSVFFFVGAWTLGRNVVTTLGEDLVTNPGVFTIETSIVVLFFIGGALFVGNYFGVPASTSMTAVGAIAGLGVAADALDWAVMGEIVVWWLVAPIIGFWVSGVVGRYLYPQINRLVAVKSTDGPLIEIDRSGTLPTVSRGPETTDRELVGAGVVVGIGCLMAFSSGTSNIANAIAPLYGAGVEMNPLILLGGAAVAVGAFTIARRTLDTLGNDITDLPLTAAIVVAVVSSAIVTTLSAIGIPASFVIIATMSIVGLGWGRASRSVTASEGIRGEKQPTVSVGALASEEPGEDVPKIGEEDPEDTPETGDLFDPTTTGRVIVMQNVVPILSTVGAYVAFWGLFAFVW, encoded by the coding sequence ATGATCGAACTGTTGCTCGGCGTCGGCGTCGTCGTCTCGCTGTTCGTCGGCTACAACATCGGCGGCTCGACGACCGGCCCGGCGTTCGGGCCGGCGGTCGGCTCCGGTGTCATCTCCAAGGCCGGGGCGGCGGCGCTGATGTCGGTCTTCTTCTTCGTCGGCGCGTGGACGCTCGGCCGGAACGTCGTCACGACGCTCGGGGAGGACCTCGTCACGAATCCGGGCGTCTTCACCATCGAGACGAGTATCGTCGTGCTCTTCTTCATCGGCGGGGCGCTGTTCGTCGGCAACTACTTCGGCGTCCCCGCCTCGACCTCGATGACGGCCGTGGGGGCCATCGCCGGACTCGGGGTCGCGGCGGACGCACTCGACTGGGCCGTGATGGGCGAGATCGTCGTCTGGTGGCTCGTCGCGCCGATCATCGGCTTCTGGGTCTCGGGCGTCGTCGGGCGCTACCTCTACCCGCAGATCAACCGCCTCGTCGCCGTCAAGAGCACCGACGGGCCACTGATCGAGATCGACCGGTCGGGGACCCTCCCGACCGTCTCGCGCGGCCCGGAGACGACCGACCGCGAACTGGTCGGTGCCGGCGTCGTCGTCGGCATCGGCTGTCTGATGGCGTTCTCCTCGGGCACCTCGAACATCGCCAACGCCATCGCGCCGCTGTACGGCGCGGGCGTCGAGATGAACCCGCTGATCCTGCTCGGGGGTGCGGCGGTCGCGGTCGGGGCGTTCACCATCGCGCGCCGGACGCTGGACACCCTCGGGAACGACATCACGGATCTGCCGCTCACGGCCGCCATCGTCGTCGCGGTGGTCTCCTCGGCCATCGTCACGACCCTCTCTGCGATCGGCATCCCGGCGAGTTTCGTCATCATCGCCACGATGTCCATCGTCGGCCTCGGGTGGGGGCGGGCCAGTCGGTCCGTGACGGCCTCGGAGGGGATTCGCGGCGAGAAACAGCCGACCGTCTCGGTCGGGGCGCTGGCCTCGGAGGAACCGGGCGAGGACGTGCCGAAGATCGGCGAGGAGGACCCCGAGGACACCCCGGAGACGGGCGACCTGTTCGACCCGACGACGACCGGGCGCGTGATCGTGATGCAGAACGTCGTGCCGATTCTCTCGACCGTGGGGGCCTACGTCGCCTTCTGGGGCCTGTTCGCGTTCGTCTGGTGA
- a CDS encoding plastocyanin/azurin family copper-binding protein — protein sequence MRDTTTRRRFLCTGLATAGSVLVAGCSGGGGTTDEPTDASGGGGGGSGGETTESTDSGGSESKWTQTSTVEMTDGLKYAPKRIEVSAGTTVTWKNVGSIGHTVTAYEAEIPEGATYFASGDFDSLQAAKDGYAEERAGNVKADGTYEHTFETKGTYKYYCIPHEMSGMVGYVKVV from the coding sequence ATGCGCGACACCACTACGCGACGGCGATTCCTCTGTACCGGGCTTGCAACTGCGGGCAGTGTCCTCGTCGCCGGCTGTAGCGGTGGCGGCGGGACGACCGACGAACCGACGGACGCGAGTGGCGGCGGTGGCGGCGGTAGCGGCGGCGAGACGACCGAGTCCACCGACTCCGGCGGGTCGGAGAGCAAGTGGACACAGACGAGCACCGTGGAGATGACCGACGGCCTGAAGTACGCCCCGAAGCGGATCGAGGTCTCTGCTGGTACCACGGTCACGTGGAAGAACGTCGGGAGTATCGGCCACACCGTCACGGCTTACGAGGCGGAGATTCCCGAGGGTGCGACCTACTTCGCCTCCGGCGACTTCGACTCGCTACAGGCCGCGAAGGACGGCTACGCCGAGGAGCGAGCGGGTAACGTGAAGGCCGACGGGACCTACGAACACACCTTCGAGACGAAAGGGACGTACAAGTACTACTGCATCCCCCACGAGATGAGCGGGATGGTCGGCTACGTCAAGGTCGTCTGA